The Anabaena sp. PCC 7108 region TGCAAACCCAATATGTTTTGCTTAACTAGATTTGTTGGTTACACAAAAAAAGGGGTACACCTATAGATGCTCCCCTTTTGTATTCACAAACACAGCTTGCTTTAGACTTGAACTGCTAACTTTGCTTCTTTAGCTGTCAATCGCTCATAAGCAGCACGCATTTTTAAACCTGTTAGCACTTGGAACAAACCAGTACCGTTGTTGGAACCGGGATATTCACGGTGTTGAAGTAACAAGTGAGTCATTTCACCTTGGTATGTGGTAGATGTATTACTCAAATGAGTTTCGATGTAAATTACTTCTTCTAAATTGTCAAACTGACCGTCTACTTCTAATACAGAGACGTAACGTCCGTAGTAAACATCAGAACCGTAGTATAGTTGCATTCCAGGGTAAGAACAGGTCAGTTTGCGTCCGCAGGGAGTCCATTGAATGGTTGAACCTTCATCAAAGAGGTAAGTTGGCTCAAAACCTTCCTTCCCTTCCCGTTGCAGCATCCGGACTCGTAAAACCTTGCGCTCTGTATCGTTTTTAATCAAGTTGGTGGGTAACACTTGCAGAACCACATCAGCAAATTCTCTTTGTGGTTCGATAAACTTTTCAAAGTCTGGTTTACGAGAGTTAATTTGTGCTAGAACATCTTCGTAGCGATGGCCTCGTTCTGCCATGTCGCGTTGAATCTTCCAGGCAATTTTCACTTCATCGCTAATATCAAAATAAACGCTGAAGTCGAGCAGCGATCGCACCCGTTCATCATATAAAGGATGCAACCCTTCAACTACTATAATGTGATTAGGCTCAATTCGTTCGGCTGGATCGATCATGCCGGTTTCGTGGTTGTAAATCGGCTTATCAATCGCTTGACCTTCTTTGAGAGCTTTAATTTGCTCATACATGAGATCAAAATTGTTTGCCCTGGGGTCAAGTGCAGTTATCCCCGTTTCTTTACGTTGTTTACGATCTAGGCAGTGATAGTCATCTAAACAGATAACTGTCATGAAATTTTCGCCAAACAAATCGATTAACCGACGCAAAAACGTAGATTTACCGCACCCGGAGTCTCCTGCTACTCCTATCAGTACCACGCGTTCCGGCTTACTTGTCATAAATCTCCTCTAAATACTAAAAAAGATGTGTCAATCAATATTTTTTTCACACAGCAGATTTTTGAATCCAGGAGTTTACCCCAATGGTATGATCCTGCGTTCTTGCTATCCAGCACGAAAATAGCATACCAGAGTAGTAAGCAACACAGTTATCTTTGTTACTTGTTAAACTATCCTGACATCTTCGCTGGTAAGTATTTAATCCTAGTGATATATTAGATTTTAACAGAAAGATGCATTTTGTAACAAGATTTGCTGCCAGGAATATTATTTTAGTGTACCAAATCAAATTGCTGGCTTTTTAAGTTAGTTGTGGTTCATGATTCAGATATAGCTAACTTTGTAAATAAGTAATTGTACTTAAAACATAAAAATCATTCAGAGGGAACTCTTAACAGGCAACTCTTAACAGAAAAAACTCATGTTTAAAAACATGAGATTGAAATAATGACACTGTTTTTTTCGTGTCACTCTCCTTGTAAAAACATCCTTTTTTTTGACTGAGCTTTAAACTCTTAAACTTTAGTTTTTTACCTGCCCCCTGCCCCCTGTTCCCTGTTCCCTTCTTTTGTAACATCTCTACCTTTTGGGGTGTGAACAGCTACTTTTTTGACCACACCCAAGTACTACTTTTGCTGAAATCAACATACGGATAGAGGTTGACATATTTTTCACATCACGTAAAACTTGTTATATTGGTTGGTCATCATATCTGTGGTTGCAGTGAACTAACTTCCCAAAAGAAGTATATAGTTCCCGAAAAAAAGATTAAATTGATTCACTATTAACATTCTGTCAAAGACTTATCCTCTACTTTAGAAGGTGAACAGGTGTGTTCTTTACCATACCTATATGTCTTGACCGAGTGTACTTAGCAAGGCATCATTGTCATGATGCCGTTTTCCCAGACGGCCAGTCTTGTGCAACAAAAATCCGGTAAACTAAAGCTGGCATAGGATGGGAATGATCTTTTTTTGATAAACGGTTAAGTAAATATCGGAGTGGTAGAACGAATGTACAATCAAGGTGCTGTTGAGGGTGCTGCCAATATAGAATCAGGTAGCCGCGTCTTCGTTTACGAAGTGGTTGGTTTGCGTCAGAACGAAGAGACTGATCAAACGGACTACCCAATTCGTAAAAGTGGCAGTGTGTTCATCAGAGTGCCTTACAACCGCATGAATCAAGAAATGCGACGGATCACTCGGCTAGGCGGCAAGATTGTTAGTATTCACCCCATAACAGTTCTAGAACCAGTTAATGGTAAGGCTGCTGTGGAAATTACTAACAACGAAGTAAGCGAGTTAGTCACGCCAGTGAATGCTAACAGTGAGGAAAATGGTAAAGCCACACCTGTGAATACTAGTAGTGAAGTCAAAGGCTTCGCTAAATCACCTGCTAAGGAAAAAAAAGGCAATACCATGACTCAAGGGAAAGCCAAACACGCTGATGTTCCTGTAAACACTTACCGTCCTAACGCTCCGTTTGTTGGTAAGTGTATCTCCAATGAACCGTTAGTTAAAAAAGACGGTATTGGTATTGTTCAGCACCTGAAGTTTGACCTTTCTACTGGTAACTTAAAGTATATTGAAGGTCAAAGTATCGGTATTATTCCCCCAGGTGTTGACAAAAACGGTAAGCCTGAAAAACTCAGACTTTACTCGATTGCTTCAACTCGTCATGGCGATGATGTAGATGATAAGACAATATCGCTGTGTGTTCGCCAATTAGAATACAAACACCCAGAAAGTGGAGAAACAGTCTATGGTGTTTGCTCTACTTATCTTACTCAGCTTAAACCTGGTGATGATGTAAAAATCACAGGGCCAGTGGGTAAAGAAATGCTATTACCCGAAGATCCTGAAGCTAATGTCATCATGTTAGCAACAGGAACAGGTATCGCTCCGATGCGGGCTTATCTGTGGCGGATGTTTAAGGATAATGAAAAAGCAGCTAACCCAGA contains the following coding sequences:
- the petH gene encoding ferredoxin--NADP reductase codes for the protein MYNQGAVEGAANIESGSRVFVYEVVGLRQNEETDQTDYPIRKSGSVFIRVPYNRMNQEMRRITRLGGKIVSIHPITVLEPVNGKAAVEITNNEVSELVTPVNANSEENGKATPVNTSSEVKGFAKSPAKEKKGNTMTQGKAKHADVPVNTYRPNAPFVGKCISNEPLVKKDGIGIVQHLKFDLSTGNLKYIEGQSIGIIPPGVDKNGKPEKLRLYSIASTRHGDDVDDKTISLCVRQLEYKHPESGETVYGVCSTYLTQLKPGDDVKITGPVGKEMLLPEDPEANVIMLATGTGIAPMRAYLWRMFKDNEKAANPEYQFKGFSWLLFGVPTTPNVLYKEELEEMQQKYPDNFRLTYAISREQKNPEGGRMYIQDRVAEHADELWQLIKNEKTHTYICGLRGMEDGIDAALTTAAAKEGVTWSSYQKDLKKAHRWHVETY
- a CDS encoding phosphoribulokinase, with translation MTSKPERVVLIGVAGDSGCGKSTFLRRLIDLFGENFMTVICLDDYHCLDRKQRKETGITALDPRANNFDLMYEQIKALKEGQAIDKPIYNHETGMIDPAERIEPNHIIVVEGLHPLYDERVRSLLDFSVYFDISDEVKIAWKIQRDMAERGHRYEDVLAQINSRKPDFEKFIEPQREFADVVLQVLPTNLIKNDTERKVLRVRMLQREGKEGFEPTYLFDEGSTIQWTPCGRKLTCSYPGMQLYYGSDVYYGRYVSVLEVDGQFDNLEEVIYIETHLSNTSTTYQGEMTHLLLQHREYPGSNNGTGLFQVLTGLKMRAAYERLTAKEAKLAVQV